The Aureimonas mangrovi genome contains the following window.
CAAGCGAAAGGAAACTCTGTCATGACGACCATCACCACCAAGGACGGTACGAACATCTTCTACAAGGATTGGGGACCGCGTGACGGTCAGCCGATCGTCTTCGCGCATGGCTGGCCGCTGTCGTCCGATGCATGGGACGCGCAGATGCTTTTTTTCGGCACGCAGGGGTACCGGGTCATCGCTCATGATCGTCGCGGCCACGGTCGTTCCGATCAGCCTTGGGACGGCAACCACATGGATCAGTACGCCGACGACCTCGCCGAGCTGATCGAGGCGTTGGATCTGCGGAACGCCGTACTGATCGGCCACTCGACCGGTGGCGGCGAGGTCGCCCGCTACATAGGGCGTCATGGCTCGGACCGGATCGCCCGGGTGGTCCTCGTCGGGGCGGTCCCTCCGCTGATGCTGAAGACCGACGCGAACCCGGAAGGGACGCCGATCGACGCCTTTGACGGCATCCGCGCGGGAGTGGCGTCCAATCGCTCGCAGTTTTACTACGACCTCACGATCCCCTTCTACGGCTTCAACCGCGACGGTGTGGAGACCAATGAAGGCTTCCGCGAGAGCTTCCGCCTGCAGGGTCTCGCCGGTGGCATCAAGGGGCAGTACGATTGTGTCCACGAGTTCTCCGAGGTCGATTATACCGACGATCTGAAGGCGATCGACAAGCCTACGCTGGTCATTCACGGATCCGATGATCAGATCGTGC
Protein-coding sequences here:
- a CDS encoding alpha/beta fold hydrolase: MTTITTKDGTNIFYKDWGPRDGQPIVFAHGWPLSSDAWDAQMLFFGTQGYRVIAHDRRGHGRSDQPWDGNHMDQYADDLAELIEALDLRNAVLIGHSTGGGEVARYIGRHGSDRIARVVLVGAVPPLMLKTDANPEGTPIDAFDGIRAGVASNRSQFYYDLTIPFYGFNRDGVETNEGFRESFRLQGLAGGIKGQYDCVHEFSEVDYTDDLKAIDKPTLVIHGSDDQIVPIKASAELAIKLLSNGELKVYEGSGHGLAQLEADRFNADVLTFIKA